TAGATTTAAAGAGAGACGCAAATTCAAACGTTGTTCTCAATAATCTTTATAAATATACGCCCTTGCAGGACTCTTTTAACTTTAATATGCTTGCCCTTGTGAATAATCAGCCTAAGGTTTTGAACCTTCTGCAGATATTGGAGCATTATTTAGACCATCAAAAGGACGTCGTAAGAAGGCGTACGCAATTTGATTTGGACAAGGCTCTTAAAAGAAGCCATATTTTAGAAGGCCTTTTAAAGGCATTGGATTTCATCGATGAAATTATCGCCCTTATCAGAGCCTCAAAAGACGGCCCTCAGGCAAGAGAGCGTTTGATGGAAACCTACGGCTTTACCTTTGAGCAGGCTCAGGCCATCGTAGAAATGCGTTTAAGGCAGCTTACAGGTCTTGAAAGGGAAAGGCTTGAAAAAGAATATGAAGAGCTTAGAGCCCTTATAGAAGAGCTTACAGCAATACTTGAAAACGAAAGCCTTCTTTACGGCTTGATTAAAGAGGAGCTTTTAGTCGTAAAAGCAAAGTATAACGATGAAAGACGCACTGCTATTGTTCTTGACCCCGGCGAAATTGATTTTGAAGACTTGATTAACGACGAAATGAGCGTTATTACCATGACCTACATGGATTATATTAAAAGGCTTCCTTTATGCACCTATAAGAGCCAGAACAGAGGCGGCAGGGGCATTATGGGCATGCAGATGCGGGACGAAGACATCGTTAAGGACCTTTTCATAACCAATACCCATTCAAACCTTCTTTATTTCACAAATAAAGGCAAGGTCTATGTGAATAAAGGCTATGAAATCCCCGAGGCCGGCAGAACCGCCAAAGGAACCGCCATCGTAAACCTTCTGAGCCTTGAAGGCGGGGAAAAGATAGCGGCGGTAATTCCTATTCAGGAATTTGCAGAAGGCAGCTACCTTACCATGATAACGAAAAAAGGTATATTAAAGAGAACCTCTATAACGGAATTTTCAAGAATTAACAAATCCGGTCTCAGAGCTCTTACCATCAGGGAAGATGACGAGCTGATAGCCGTTTTGAATACCTCCGGTGACAATAATATTTTCATATGCACAAGAAACGGTCTTGGCATCGCATTTAATGAAAATGATGTAAGGCCTATGGGCCGTACCGCTGCCGGCGTAAGAGGAATCAAGCTTAATAAAAATGATTACGCGGTAGGTGCCAATGTTCTCAAAGAAGGCTATGAGCTTTTATTCGTTTCCGAGCTGGGCTTTGGAAAGCGTACAGACATCGATGCCTTTGCTATCCAAAAAAGAGGCGGAAAAGGCCTAAGGGTATATAAAATAACCGACAGAACAGGCCCTCTTACAGGTATAAGCCTTGTTAAGGATACAGAAGAAGTCATGCTTATCAATAGCTCAGGGGTTATCATAAGGCTTAGAGCTTCCGATATTTCAACCTTGGGAAGGGTTACCCAGGGAGTTAAGCTCATAAACCTGAACGAAGACGAGAAGGTTATTTCCATGGCAAAAATCTCCGAAGAACAGCTTTCCTATGAGGAAGAATGCGGAGAAGAATGTGGGATTGAACAATAAAATATTTATATTAATTAAGGGGCGATAGGATATCGTCCCTTTTTATATTCTATAGGCCATTATAGTAACCTTTTTATAAAGAAGTAACAAGAACCGATTTACTAGGGATTCATCGTTACCAAACAAAAAACAAGTTTGATAACCATAAGAAAACGCTCACTTAAAAAAGATTTGCAGGCTTGCGCCGGCATTCTTTTCTAAGTTCGCATAGTATAAAAACACGGATTTCCTTCCAAAGCGGTACATTTTTGAACCCTCGCGAATATACGGTTTTGTTACTGTTTAACTTTAAATTTACTGTAGCCCTTATGGTATAGTAAATTTCACAGAAGGATGGAATAAAAGTCTATTTTTCATAAACAGCTTAAACATATAGAATCGCTATGTTTAAGCCATTCAAAATATACAATTTTTATTACTGTTTAACTTTAAATTTACTGTAAGATTAATATACTCATGCTGTTGATATTTCCAGTATAAAATATTATTGCAGTACAAAAGCATCTGAAAAACGATTTTTTATAGCCTAATAAAATTAATTTTAAAAATCATAAGGGCAATATAGGGCCTTGGCCCAGAAGTTACTCTCTATAAATAATGTTAATAACAATAACATTCGAAAAACAGCCATTCATTATCCCATAGAATTAAATTCAATAGTTATAGAGAAGGATATCCTTAGGGAATAACTATATGACCCCAATAAATTTCATATGATCTATTTATCTATAACTTCATTTCATATTCATTACATATTCTTTCAAGGCCGTCTACCGTATGACCGAAGTTTTTGCGGTATTCAATGTGGGCTTTTACTGCCTGAACTGCTTTTCTAAGTCCGTTTTTGCCGAAGTCTTTTAATATGTGGGTAAGATATTTTTCCGTTGCCTGAATGCTTATGGCGCGTTTATATATTTCTCCGTTCAGCATGTTTTTTACGGCGTATACATACATGATTGCGGAATTGCGGTTCACACCTGTTTCTCTTGAAAGCCTGTCGATTTCCTGATTGAATTCTATAGCATTTTCAGAAAACACAGCCTTTCCGCATTCATAGCAGGCGTCAATCATTTCTTCCGTCATTTTCTGCCTTTGATTTGTATTTGGAGAATAAGGGGATTGGCCGTTTAATTCATCCTCCCGTTGGGCTTCCAGTTCTTCTATTTTGCTTTCCATTGCATCGCATCTGTTTTCAAGATTCTTTATACGGCTCAATAATTCTAATATAATGCTTTCGTAGTTCATATCGACACCTCCTTTATAATTTTATTGTATCTTATATGATATTGAATGTATCATATCAAAACATAATGATAAGTGTAAGTATTTTTTAAAATATTTTAAATAATATTCGAGTATCATATAATACATATTAAATGTCATATAGAATATCATAGAAGGTAATATCTTACAGGTTTCGATTTTTTTCTGCTATGTTTGATAAATACGGGTATTTGTTGTAGAATATAAATGAAACCTAATTGAAAAATAAGCCGATAATTTATTTTTCAATAGGCGTTTTTCTATGGCAATAAACTTATAACAAATTAGGGTTAAACAGTAAGAAAGCCGTAGCTTGATTTTGAATCAAACATATGCCGTTTCCTGGGGAAATCTGCGCTTTTGATTCAATAGCGGATGGTTTTTACTTCTTTATAAGAAGTTTACTATATTTGCCATAGGGCATTTAATAGGAGGTCATACTGTGGAAATAGACATTTCTAATGCATTCATTGAGACCGAAAGGCTGATACTTCGCCCTTGGTGTAAAGAGGATTTACAGGATTTTTATGAATATGCCTCTGTTCCCGGGGTTGGAGAAATGGCTGGCTGGAAGCATCATGAATCTATAGATAAATCTGAGGAAATTTTAAAGCTTTTTATTGAGGGTAAGAGCACTTTTGCCGTTCAATATAAAGAAAATAATAAGGTAATTGGCTCTTTGGGGATCCATGGTTCATGGACTTCGAAAGACGAAAAATATGCGCATCTGAATTCAAAGGAAATAGGCTATGTGCTTTCAAAAAAATTTTGGGGAAAGGGCCTGATGGCGGAGGCTGTAAAGGCCGTAATCAATTATTGCTTTAGTGAATTAGGCCTTGAAGCTCTTACCATATGCCATTTCGTAGAAAATATACAGTCAAAAAGAGTTATAGAAAAATGCGGCTTTGAATTTGTAAAATACGATAAATATTATGCAAAGGACCTTGAAAAAGAATTTGACGAAATGCAATATATTTTAATGCCGTAATTTGCTTTGATAATGCATCGGTTATAGTAAATTTAGCGTTAAACTCTAACAAAACCGTATATTCATGAAGACGCAAAATGTACCGTTTCTGAAGGAAATCCGTATTTTTGAGTCTCTAATGAATAGGTTTTTGTTACTATTTTATAAGAAATTTGCTATATTTTTGTAAGTTTTCGTAAAATAGCCCCACAATAAAAGAAATCCTGGAGAAAAAATGAAAAAATTCCTTGCGCTTTTGATACTTATTCTCTGTATAGCCTGCGGAGTATATCTATTCAGCCTCTATAATCTTTTAGATAGTTATTTTAACAAAGAAGATAATCCACACTTATCCTTGGAAATTGACGCGACCTTTGATAAAACAGAAAAAGGGGAAGGGCTTTATTCCGTATACATAAATGACAATTTAAGAGAAAGCTTTGATAATTTTTTTGACGCAGTGAAATATGCCGAGGAAAAGAAAAGGGCCATAATCAAAGAAAATAAGGAAGGCCATATTATATGGAGCAATTATCCTGACTTTTCCGTAATCATAGGTAATACAGAATCGGAGTTTGCTAATTTTTCCGCCGCCCTTCAGTTTGCTTCTTCAAATAAAGGCTCTATAATAATATATAAAAAGACAGATACCATTATCTGGGAAGACCAAGGGG
This is a stretch of genomic DNA from Anaeropeptidivorans aminofermentans. It encodes these proteins:
- the gyrA gene encoding DNA gyrase subunit A → MDENNMNKEQNIKPVVLESEMKDSFLSYAMSVIASRALPDVRDGLKPVHRRILYAMNELNLSPSSAYKKSARIVGDTMGKYHPHGDSSIYDAMVRLAQGFSMRYPLVDGHGNFGSIDGDSAAAARYTEAKLSRISMEMISDIDKNTVDFIPTYDEENKEPVVLPSRFPNLLVNGTSGIAVGMATNIPPHNLGETIDGVIKIIDNHINENRKTEVEELLNIVKGPDFPLGATILGVNGIRQAYMTGRGRIIVRSDVSIEPIDNSRDRIVVTSIPFQANKSTIVKKIADLVKEKKLEGISDIRDTSNRNGIKIIIDLKRDANSNVVLNNLYKYTPLQDSFNFNMLALVNNQPKVLNLLQILEHYLDHQKDVVRRRTQFDLDKALKRSHILEGLLKALDFIDEIIALIRASKDGPQARERLMETYGFTFEQAQAIVEMRLRQLTGLERERLEKEYEELRALIEELTAILENESLLYGLIKEELLVVKAKYNDERRTAIVLDPGEIDFEDLINDEMSVITMTYMDYIKRLPLCTYKSQNRGGRGIMGMQMRDEDIVKDLFITNTHSNLLYFTNKGKVYVNKGYEIPEAGRTAKGTAIVNLLSLEGGEKIAAVIPIQEFAEGSYLTMITKKGILKRTSITEFSRINKSGLRALTIREDDELIAVLNTSGDNNIFICTRNGLGIAFNENDVRPMGRTAAGVRGIKLNKNDYAVGANVLKEGYELLFVSELGFGKRTDIDAFAIQKRGGKGLRVYKITDRTGPLTGISLVKDTEEVMLINSSGVIIRLRASDISTLGRVTQGVKLINLNEDEKVISMAKISEEQLSYEEECGEECGIEQ
- a CDS encoding GNAT family N-acetyltransferase, giving the protein MEIDISNAFIETERLILRPWCKEDLQDFYEYASVPGVGEMAGWKHHESIDKSEEILKLFIEGKSTFAVQYKENNKVIGSLGIHGSWTSKDEKYAHLNSKEIGYVLSKKFWGKGLMAEAVKAVINYCFSELGLEALTICHFVENIQSKRVIEKCGFEFVKYDKYYAKDLEKEFDEMQYILMP